A genomic region of Microlunatus sagamiharensis contains the following coding sequences:
- a CDS encoding type II toxin-antitoxin system HipA family toxin, producing the protein MTGVPASRLRVAVDVDGVAAPAATAHVSERRGVVSTTLAYDPAWTGSATAYALSPELPLLDSRHHVTRLPGAFADSAPDRWGRNLIAKRMRTQARLAGQAPPTVREVDYLLGVADQTRQGALRFSLDEGGPFLDVSSDVPRLVALPRLLRAADAVADDSTDDLAAVKELLAAGSGSLGGARPKASVRDGDRLLIAKFPHASDRWDVMAWEKTALDLAQRAGIEVPTSTLVAVGQRRALLLDRFDRRGDVRVGYISAMTLLGSSDGQSVDYLELAEALAEHGAAVAADLGRLWRRIAFMIVVNNVDDHMRNHGFLRTRSGWTLSPAFDLNPDPDPTAARVTTVGFADDAEDALRELVAHARQFRLSATEAEVVLAEVLSATRGWRQAARANGVGEGELARFAPALDRFHAGS; encoded by the coding sequence GTGACGGGCGTCCCGGCCTCGCGGCTGCGGGTGGCGGTCGACGTCGACGGCGTCGCGGCCCCGGCGGCGACCGCGCACGTCAGCGAACGTCGCGGCGTGGTCTCGACGACGCTCGCCTACGACCCGGCCTGGACCGGGTCGGCCACCGCGTACGCGCTGAGCCCCGAGCTGCCGCTCCTCGACAGCCGTCACCACGTCACCCGCCTGCCCGGGGCCTTCGCCGACAGTGCGCCGGACCGCTGGGGCCGCAACCTCATCGCCAAGCGGATGCGGACGCAGGCCCGGCTGGCCGGGCAGGCCCCGCCGACGGTCCGTGAGGTCGACTACCTCCTCGGCGTCGCCGACCAGACCCGGCAGGGCGCCCTGCGCTTCTCGCTCGACGAGGGCGGTCCCTTCCTCGACGTCTCCTCCGACGTGCCCCGCCTGGTCGCCCTGCCGCGGCTGCTGCGGGCGGCCGACGCGGTGGCCGACGACAGCACCGACGACCTGGCCGCGGTCAAGGAGCTGCTGGCCGCCGGTTCGGGTTCCCTGGGCGGCGCCCGGCCCAAGGCCTCGGTCCGCGACGGCGACCGGCTCCTGATCGCCAAGTTCCCGCACGCGAGCGACCGCTGGGACGTGATGGCGTGGGAGAAGACGGCCCTCGACCTGGCGCAGCGTGCCGGGATCGAGGTGCCGACGTCCACGCTGGTGGCCGTGGGCCAGCGTCGCGCGCTGCTGCTCGACCGCTTCGACCGCCGCGGGGACGTCCGCGTCGGCTACATCAGCGCGATGACGCTGCTGGGCTCCTCCGACGGCCAGAGCGTGGACTACCTCGAGCTCGCCGAGGCGCTCGCCGAGCACGGGGCCGCGGTGGCCGCCGACCTCGGACGGCTGTGGCGCCGCATCGCGTTCATGATCGTGGTCAACAACGTGGACGACCACATGCGCAACCACGGCTTCCTGCGCACGCGCTCGGGCTGGACGCTGTCGCCGGCCTTCGACCTCAACCCCGACCCCGACCCCACAGCCGCCCGGGTCACGACGGTCGGGTTCGCCGACGACGCCGAGGACGCGCTCCGCGAGCTGGTGGCCCACGCCCGGCAGTTCCGGCTCAGCGCCACGGAGGCCGAAGTGGTCCTCGCCGAGGTGCTGAGCGCCACCCGCGGCTGGCGCCAGGCGGCTCGGGCCAACGGCGTGGGCGAGGGCGAGCTCGCCCGCTTCGCCCCGGCCCTGGACCGCTTCCACGCAGGGTCGTGA
- a CDS encoding helix-turn-helix domain-containing protein: MARPARPVRLDRSAVEIGHHLLTWRKLQNLTAEQVADRANTTRTTLRRLEQGRPGVGLDVFLAVARALGQLDRVVAVLDPYDTDLGRARAEETLPERVRR; this comes from the coding sequence GTGGCTCGCCCCGCACGACCGGTCCGCCTCGACCGCAGCGCCGTCGAGATCGGGCACCACCTCCTCACGTGGCGCAAGCTGCAGAACCTGACGGCCGAGCAGGTCGCCGACCGGGCCAACACGACCCGCACCACGCTGCGCCGTCTGGAGCAGGGCCGGCCCGGCGTCGGGCTCGACGTCTTCCTGGCCGTGGCGCGGGCGCTCGGCCAGCTCGACCGGGTCGTGGCCGTCCTCGACCCGTACGACACCGACCTCGGGCGGGCCCGGGCGGAGGAGACGCTGCCCGAGCGGGTCAGGCGGTGA
- a CDS encoding serine hydrolase domain-containing protein produces MPSERQDPQRPHDAQERPSAWSGTALVVRGDEVLEEVSQGPAAGEDGPRCTPGLRSQAGSISKLVVSVVVLRLVEQRLLDLDVPVSRWLAGTPQGWAGITPRHLLGQTSGLGHWGDVPGLPGSLLVDPPARDDLVRMIIDAPLVADPGDAWRYSGPGFLVAALVVEAAVGAAYGEVADELVLRPAGMRGTTSGRHPTDLAEVALGHRDGELLPLLEGFTHLPGTGDLWTTAGDLVRLSQALRAGVLLGERGAERLWTPYAVVPGAPAGGPVVPQAYGFGTFLGTVKGHRARINPGDNPGYQSLLAHLPEEDLDVVVLANDEAPAVDAALRSLTAV; encoded by the coding sequence ATGCCCTCAGAGCGACAGGATCCGCAGCGCCCGCACGACGCGCAGGAGCGCCCGAGCGCGTGGTCGGGGACGGCGCTCGTCGTCCGCGGCGACGAGGTCCTCGAGGAGGTGTCGCAGGGTCCCGCGGCCGGCGAGGACGGTCCGCGCTGCACCCCCGGGCTGCGCAGCCAGGCCGGCTCGATCAGCAAGCTCGTCGTGTCCGTCGTCGTCCTGCGCCTCGTCGAGCAGCGGCTGCTGGACCTCGACGTCCCGGTCTCCCGCTGGCTGGCCGGCACGCCGCAGGGCTGGGCGGGCATCACCCCGCGGCACCTGCTCGGGCAGACCTCCGGGCTCGGTCACTGGGGCGACGTCCCGGGGCTGCCGGGCTCGCTGCTGGTCGACCCGCCGGCGCGCGACGACCTCGTCCGGATGATCATCGACGCGCCGCTCGTCGCCGACCCCGGTGACGCGTGGCGCTACAGCGGACCCGGGTTCCTGGTCGCCGCCCTGGTCGTCGAGGCCGCCGTCGGCGCAGCGTACGGGGAGGTCGCCGACGAGCTCGTCCTGCGCCCGGCGGGCATGCGGGGGACGACCTCGGGACGGCACCCGACGGACCTCGCCGAGGTCGCCCTCGGCCACCGTGACGGGGAGCTGCTGCCGCTCCTGGAGGGGTTCACGCACCTGCCGGGCACCGGCGACCTGTGGACGACGGCGGGCGACCTCGTCCGGCTCAGCCAGGCGCTGCGGGCCGGGGTCCTGCTCGGCGAGCGGGGCGCGGAGCGGCTCTGGACGCCGTACGCGGTCGTGCCCGGAGCGCCCGCCGGAGGACCTGTCGTCCCACAGGCGTACGGGTTCGGGACGTTCCTCGGGACGGTCAAGGGGCACCGCGCGCGCATCAACCCTGGCGACAACCCCGGCTACCAGTCGCTGCTGGCCCACCTGCCCGAGGAGGACCTCGACGTCGTCGTCCTCGCCAACGACGAGGCCCCCGCCGTGGACGCCGCGCTGAGGAGCCTCACCGCGGTGTGA